A DNA window from Coffea arabica cultivar ET-39 chromosome 6c, Coffea Arabica ET-39 HiFi, whole genome shotgun sequence contains the following coding sequences:
- the LOC113695897 gene encoding uncharacterized protein yields MSSNNSLVIHLYWGGKIVYVGGSMSYDPPVPKKVMFLRERAGFDELVDRAYNITNLDRNKYKISLIFRTCLHYGVFGAMPLMDDNGVDGMYFLKANSGHATEIYMEVEELLSSGRHDTQTLQIANPRTDGGTSVCGKEPMNTGGTASLFKSQSTQLDSGDAQPTRRGCRRRHQVETDRPSGSRQAERMSIVEPRDLETTAATVFEPTTNTDVEFVDVDVDSEPEPDADDDHNYDASEQRSKSGEGGISLIHVEPSAPCTIDVTPQLRYEAGVDATLRFDPLDVRGGVEKLKFWNEHAKELQLGHLFHTKEHVKRAVKLWSIKKNREYKVRESTPTTWYVRCKARNSTPSCNWQLRATLRSSHKLWMIVTLADEHTCVRPCNGSDHRHLSEDIIAEYIIPHVINDPFFKVKKIQTMVKKELHCNVSYKKAWSARRRAMNIINGD; encoded by the coding sequence ATGTCGAGCAACAATTCCTTGGTGATTCATCTTTATTGGGGAGGAAAAATTGTGTATGTTGGAGGATCAATGTCATATGATCCGCCTGTGCCGAAAAAAGTTATGTTCCTCAGAGAAAGAGCAGGTTTTGATGAACTGGTGGACAGAGCGTACAACATTACGAATCTAGACCGGAATAAGTATAAGATTAGTTTGATATTTCGGACTTGCCTGCATTATGGCGTGTTTGGTGCAATGCCTTTGATGGATGATAATGGAGTCGACGGAATGTACTTTTTGAAAGCTAACAGTGGACATGCCACCGAGATCTACATGGAGGTGGAGGAGCTCTTAAGCTCGGGACGACATGATACTCAAACTTTGCAAATTGCAAATCCTCGTACTGATGGAGGCACTAGTGTATGTGGAAAGGAACCAATGAATACAGGCGGGACAGCTAGCTTATTTAAAAGTCAGTCGACCCAGTTGGATTCTGGAGATGCCCAACCGACTCGGAGAGGATGCAGACGGCGGCACCAAGTTGAGACGGATCGTCCAAGCGGCAGTCGGCAGGCAGAACGCATGTCAATAGTTGAGCCTCGCGATTTGGAGACTACTGCAGCTACAGTGTTCGAGCCCACGACAAATACTGACGTTGAATTTGTAGATGTGGACGTGGATTCCGAACCGGAACCAGATGCCGATGATGACCACAACTATGATGCATCTGAGCAGAGAAGTAAGTCAGGCGAAGGTGGTATCAGCCTCATACACGTTGAGCCTAGTGCACCATGTACCATTGATGTAACGCCACAATTGCGGTATGAAGCCGGTGTTGATGCTACATTACGATTTGATCCTCTGGATGTGAGAGGAGGTGTTGAGAAGCTCAAATTTTGGAACGAGCACGCGAAGGAGCTACAATTGGGGCACCTATTTCATACCAAAGAACATGTAAAGCGGGCAGTGAAGTTGTGGTCtataaagaaaaatagagagtaTAAAGTCCGAGAGAGCACGCCAACAACATGGTATGTCCGATGCAAGGCTCGCAACTCCACACCTTCGTGTAACTGGCAGTTGAGAGCAACCTTACGTAGTTCCCATAAGCTGTGGATGATTGTTACTCTTGCAGATGAACATACATGTGTCCGTCCGTGCAACGGCAGTGACCACCGACACTTGAGCGAGGATATAATTGCCGAGTACATTATCCCCCACGTCATCAATGATCCATTTTTCAAAGTTAAGAAAATCCAAACAATGGTGAAAAAGGAGCTCCACTGCAATGTGTCGTACAAGAAAGCTTGGTCTGCTCGGCGCAGGGCTATGAATATTATAAACGGTGATTGA
- the LOC113695893 gene encoding NADPH-dependent aldehyde reductase-like protein, chloroplastic, which produces MADSIPLPLKDRVAVVTGGSRGIGRAIALHLASLGANLVINYSSNPAQADLVASQINSASASRAITVRADISDPAQVKSLFDSAESAFNCSPVHILVNSAGVLDSKYPTLANTALEDFDNIFNVNARGAFLCCREAANRIKRGGGGRIICLTTSMVAALRPGFAAYVGSKAAVESMVKILAKELKGTGITANCVAPGPIATDMFFAGKTEEMIKRVVDESPLGRLGETEDVAPLVGFLATDAGEWVNGQIIRVNGGYV; this is translated from the coding sequence ATGGCTGATTCCATCCCCCTCCCTCTCAAAGACCGAGTAGCCGTCGTCACCGGCGGCTCCAGGGGAATTGGGCGGGCCATAGCCCTCCATCTTGCCTCTCTCGGAGCCAACCTCGTGATCAACTACTCCTCCAACCCAGCTCAAGCCGACCTCGTAGCCTCCCAAATCAATTCTGCTTCTGCTTCACGCGCCATCACCGTCAGAGCCGATATTTCCGACCCAGCCCAGGTCAAGTCCCTCTTCGACTCCGCCGAGTCCGCCTTCAACTGCTCCCCTGTTCATATCCTCGTCAATTCCGCTGGTGTACTCGACTCCAAGTACCCAACCCTGGCCAACACCGCCCTGGAAGACTTCGACAACATCTTCAACGTTAACGCCAGGGGGGCCTTCTTGTGCTGCAGGGAGGCTGCCAACAGGATCAAGCGCGGCGGCGGAGGGAGGATCATCTGCTTGACCACCTCCATGGTGGCCGCCTTGAGGCCCGGCTTCGCTGCCTATGTGGGGTCCAAAGCCGCCGTGGAGTCCATGGTCAAGATACTGGCCAAGGAGCTCAAGGGGACCGGTATAACCGCCAACTGCGTGGCCCCAGGGCCTATCGCCACGGACATGTTCTTTGCTGGGAAGACAGAAGAGATGATCAAGAGGGTTGTGGACGAGAGCCCGCTCGGTAGACTGGGCGAAACAGAGGACGTGGCTCCGCTGGTGGGATTCCTGGCTACTGATGCTGGGGAGTGGGTTAATGGTCAGATCATTCGCGTCAATGGTGGCTACGTCTAA
- the LOC113695892 gene encoding pentatricopeptide repeat-containing protein At4g13650, whose translation MISNLIKFGGLCPYSLLVRHHFPKSSCRKNSIRLKFAAFSNIAAARALDDLSVEKGNAADSVDLPAVYSKTYIELVNECYSMNIGSLIHTRKLQGKIFKLGFSQDHDFQCRLLDVYVACGDLFSALQTFDDFPSKNLSSWNTLIAGFLGKKLNNQVFRLLSRLVADNVMPDEWTLASVLRACGAGKVTFQYVEHIHAKVIQYGFGAATVVCNPLIDLYSKNGFINSAKQIFQNMFLRDSVSWVAMISGFSNNGREEDSIILYNEMRISGINPTPYIFSCVISACSKIEFYDLGLQLHALVYKWGFASEVYVCNALVTLYSRFGHPMPAEQIFSKMQQMDRVSYNSLISGLVQQGNNERSVELFRKMQIDSLKPDCVTISSLLSACASMGALLKGRQLHSHALKAGMCSDIIIEGSLLDLYVKCSDVESAHRFFLTTQKDNVVLWNVMLVAYGLRGDLNESVRIFEQMQSRGLQPNQYTYPSILRTCTLVGALDLGEQIHSQVIKTGLYQNAYVCSVLIDMYTKHGNLDTGLKILRRLTEEDIVSWTAMIAGYTQHDLFLEALKLFIEMQDLGIQSDNIGFASALSACAGLQAINQGRQIHAQSITSGYSLDPSISNALISLYARCGKVQDAYLAFDKNKNKDNISWNALISGFSQSRHWEEALYTFSNMNLAGVESNMFTYGSVVSAAANTTNLKQGKQIHAKIIKTGYIAEIEASNVLITLYAKTGSLDDAKREFLEMPQKNEVSWNAMITAYSQHGCAAEAIEQFEEMKQLDVRPNNVTFIGVLSACSHVGLVDEGLSYFKSMREKHDLVPKSEHYACVVDILGRAGHLSRAIEFVETMPIEPDAMVWRTLLSACTVHKNMEIGELAAKHLLRLEPNDSATYVLLSNMYAVSGKWVYRNHARKLMKDRGVKKEPGRSWIEVKNSFHAFFVGDQLHPLADQIYAFLEDLNVRVAAMGYIQDRYSIWNDMELGQKDPTALIHSEKLAIAFGLLSLSDSIPLRVMKNLRVCNDCHNWIKYVSKVENRTIVVRDTYRFHHFKDGLCSCKDYW comes from the exons ATGATTTCAAACCTAATAAAGTTTGGTGGGCTGTGCCCCTATTCTCTGCTCGTTCGTCATCACTTCCCAAAG AGCTCTTGTAGGAAGAACTCTATTCGGTTAAAGTTTGCTGCTTTTAGTAATATTGCGGCTGCACGAGCTTTGGATGATTTATCTGTTGAAAAAGGAAATGCAGCGGACTCAGTTGATCTTCCTGCCGTTTATTCTAAGACCTATATCGAGCTTGTAAATGAATGTTATAGTATGAACATTGGGTCCTTAATCCATACCAGAAAGCTTCAAGGAAAGATCTTTAAGTTGGGTTTCAGTCAAGACCACGACTTCCAGTGTCGGCTCCTTGATGTTTATGTTGCTTGTGGAGATCTATTTTCTGCTTTGCAGACGTTTGATGATTTTCCCTCTAAAAACCTGTCCTCTTGGAATACATTGATAGCTGGTTTTCTTGGGAAAAAATTGAACAATCAAGTTTTTAGACTCCTTTCGCGTTTGGTTGCAGATAATGTTATGCCGGATGAATGGACATTGGCTAGTGTTTTGAGGGCCTGCGGTGCTGGCAAAGTCACTTTTCAATACGTTGAACACATACATGCTAAGGTCATCCAATACGGTTTTGGTGCAGCTacagttgtttgtaaccctctTATTGACTTGTACTCGAAGAATGGGTTCATCAATTCTGCTAAGCAAATCTTCCAGAATATGTTCTTAAGGGACAGTGTATCTTGGGTTGCCATGATATCTGGTTTCTCTAACAATGGGCGTGAAGAAGACAGTATCATCCTCTATAATGAGATGCGCATATCAGGAATCAACCCTACTCCATATATTTTCTCATGTGTTATAAGTGCATGCTCCAAGATAGAGTTTTATGACCTGGGATTGCAGCTTCATGCTCTTGTCTATAAGTGGGGATTTGCATCAGAGGTTTATGTGTGTAATGCTCTCGTCACCTTATATTCTCGCTTCGGTCACCCCATGCCTGCTGAACAAATTTTCAGCAAAATGCAGCAGATGGATAGGGTCTCGTATAATTCACTTATATCAGGACTTGTTCAACAAGGAAATAATGAGAGGTCAGTTGAGTTATTCAGGAAAATGCAGATTGACTCCTTGAAGCCTGACTGTGTTACAATTTCAAGCCTTTTGAGCGCTTGCGCATCAATGGGAGCTCTTCTGAAGGGAAGACAACTGCACTCTCATGCGCTTAAGGCTGGAATGTGTTCAGATATCATCATTGAAGGTTCTCTGCTTGACCTTTATGTCAAATGTTCTGATGTTGAATCAGCTCATAGATTCTTCCTCACAACACAGAAAGATAATGTGGTTCTCTGGAATGTGATGCTGGTGGCTTATGGTCTCAGAGGTGATCTGAACGAGTCCGTTAGGATTTTTGAACAGATGCAGAGTCGAGGCCTGCAGCCTAATCAATATACCTACCCAAGTATCTTGAGAACCTGTACTCTGGTAGGAGCTCTTGACTTAGGGGAGCAAATTCACAGTCAAGTCATCAAAACTGGACTTTACCAAAATGCTTATGTCTGCAGTGTGCTTATTGATATGTATACAAAACATGGAAATCTGGATACTGGGCTGAAAATTCTCAGGCGTCTCACAGAGGAAGATATTGTCTCTTGGACAGCAATGATTGCTGGATACACTCAGCATGATCTTTTCTTGGAAGCCCTCAAACTTTTCATAGAAATGCAAGACTTGGGCATTCAATCAGATAATATAGGATTTGCAAGTGCTCTTAGTGCATGTGCTGGACTTCAAGCAATCAATCAAGGACGACAAATTCATGCACAATCAATCACCTCTGGCTATTCCTTGGACCCGTCAATTAGCAATGCACTAATAAGCCTTTATGCTAGATGCGGCAAAGTACAGGATGCGTACTTGgcatttgacaaaaataaaaataaggatAACATCTCATGGAATGCATTGATATCAGGCTTTTCACAAAGCAGGCACTGGGAGGAAGCTCTATACACGTTCTCTAACATGAATCTAGCTGGAGTAGAATCCAATATGTTCACTTATGGGTCTGTGGTCAGTGCAGCTGCTAATACAACAAACTTAAAACAAGGGAAGCAGATCCATGCCAAAATCATAAAAACTGGGTATATTGCTGAGATAGAAGCTTCAAATGTGTTGATCACATTATATGCGAAGACCGGGAGCCTTGATGATGCCAAAAGAGAGTTTCTTGAAATGCCTCAGAAAAATGAAGTTTCCTGGAATGCCATGATCACGGCCTATTCTCAACATGGATGTGCCGCCGAAGCAATTGAACAGTTTGAGGAAATGAAACAACTGGATGTGAGGCCAAATAACGTTACTTTTATCGGAGTTTTATCAGCCTGTAGCCATGTGGGTTTGGTGGATGAGGGGCTCAGCTATTTCAAGTCCATGAGAGAAAAACATGATCTGGTGCCAAAATCAGAACATTATGCTTGTGTTGTAGATATTTTAGGACGGGCAGGTCATTTGTCCCGTGCAATAGAATTTGTGGAGACTATGCCAATTGAACCAGATGCAATGGTCTGGAGAACACTCTTAAGTGCTTGCACAGTTCACAAGAACATGGAAATTGGAGAATTGGCGGCTAAACATCTTTTGAGATTAGAGCCAAATGACTCTGCTACCTACGTTCTTCTATCCAATATGTATGCGGTTTCCGGGAAATGGGTTTATCGCAATCATGCAAGGAAGCTGATGAAAGACAGAGGTGTAAAGAAAGAGCCTGGTCGTAGCTGGATTGAAGTTAAAAACTCGTTCCATGCCTTTTTCGTCGGTGATCAGCTCCATCCTCTTGCAGATCAGATCTACGCGTTTCTTGAGGATTTAAATGTTAGGGTTGCTGCAATGGGTTACATACAGGACCGATATAGCATTTGGAATGACATGGAGCTTGGTCAAAAAGACCCAACTGCATTGATCCACAGCGAAAAGTTGGCTATTGCCTTTGGACTGCTGAGCTTGTCTGATTCAATTCCATTACGAGTGATGAAAAACCTTCGGGTCTGTAATGATTGCCATAATTGGATTAAGTATGTTTCAAAGGTAGAAAATCGGACTATTGTTGTAAGGGATACATACCGGTTCCATCATTTTAAGGATGGTCTTTGTTCATGCAAAGATTACTGGTAG